One part of the Ziziphus jujuba cultivar Dongzao chromosome 2, ASM3175591v1 genome encodes these proteins:
- the LOC132800786 gene encoding receptor-like protein 7 has product MSFNYNENVEQKVLELKNPNLSSLLQNLTGLEVLDLSYVNISSIVPNFLSNFTSLTSLFLLNCGLHGEFPATTFQLPNLRYLDVGSNRNLKGYLPEFKHKSPLKELILSKSGFSGILPSSIQMLDSLDLLDVDGCNFSGNHMTGPIPPWLGNLTKLNTLLLGHNQFYGLVPQSLSDIINLETLYLRANNLSGILKFDMFFGMKFLTNLTLGENSLSVFIMKGNKNATSSKFKRLELGSCNLNTFPNFLRHQNELEVLVLHNNKIRGEIPEWMWNTSIDTFRLLNIANNFLTGSQPAILPWVNLQVYIVSFNMLQGVLPIPPPSILSYNASNNMLSGEISPMFCNPSYLYFFDMSDNTLTGTIPKCFGNLSYSLDVLRLRNNFFQGTIPKICSNSASNLRIIDLGYNKLQGQLPRTLSNCMMLEGIVVSNNQLRDVFPSWLGSLPVLKILILQHNGFYGVIGQPQNYLEFPKLQVIDISFNNFTGELPSDLSVMLIW; this is encoded by the exons ATGTCTTTCAATTACAATGAAAATGTTGAGCAAAAGGTTTTGGAActtaaaaatccaaatttgagtAGCCTACTGCAAAATTTGACAGGTCTAGAAGTTCTTGATCTCAGTTATGTAAACATCTCATCCATAGTACCCAATTTCCTTTCAAACTTCACTTCTTTGACATCACTATTTCTTTTGAATTGCGGGTTGCATGGAGAATTTCCTGCAACCACTTTTCAATTGCCAAATCTAAGATATCTTGATGTAGGATCCAATAGGAATCTCAAGGGTTATTTGCCTGAATTCAAACATAAAAGTCCTCTTAAAGAATTGATACTTAGTAAAAGTGGATTTTCTGGAATCCTACCTTCCTCAATCCAAATGCTTGATTCATTGGATCTATTAGATGTTGATGGCTGCAATTTTTCAGG TAATCATATGACTGGTCCAATCCCACCTTGGCTAGGAAACCTCACCAAACTAAATACACTCCTACTTGGACATAACCAATTCTATGGTCTTGTTCCACAATCATTATCTGACATCATCAACCTTGAGACTCTTTATCTACGTGCTAACAATTTAAGTGGCATTTTGAAATTTGACATGTTTTTTGGCATGAAATTTCTCACGAATCTAACCCTGGGTGAAAATAGTTTGTCCGTATTCATTATGAAGGGAAACAAAAATGCAACAAGTTCAAAATTCAAGAGGTTGGAATTGGGTTCATGCAACTTGAATACATTCCCTAATTTTCTTAGGCATCAGAATGAACTCGAGGTGTTGGTACTTCATAATAACAAGATAAGGGGTGAAATACCTGAATGGATGTGGAATACAAGTATAGACACTTTTCGTCTCTTGAACATTGCCAACAACTTCTTAACAGGCTCTCAACCTGCAATTCTTCCTTGGGTTAACTTGCAAGTATACATTGTTTCATTTAACATGTTGCAAGGAGTACTACCAATTCCTCCCCCATCCATCTTGAGTTATAATGCATCAAATAACATGCTAAGTGGAGAAATCTCACCTATGTTCTGCAATCCAAGCTATCTATACTTTTTTGACATGTCTGATAACACCTTGACTGGTACAATTCCAAAATGTTTTGGAAACTTAAGCTATTCTTTGGATGTGTTGAGATTAAGAAACAATTTCTTTCAGGGCACCATTCCTAAAATATGCAGCAACAGTGCAAGCAACTTGAGAATAATTGATCTCGGTTACAATAAGTTGCAGGGGCAGCTACCACGAACATTGTCCAATTGTATGATGCTTGAAGGTATTGTTGTCTCGAACAATCAACTTAGGGATGTTTTTCCATCTTGGTTGGGATCTCTTCCGGTGTTGAAGATTCTCATACTGCAGCATAATGGGTTCTACGGTGTGATTGGGCAACCCCAAAACTACTTGGAGTTCCCCAAGTTGCAAGTAATTGATATCTCTTTTAATAATTTCACAGGTGAATTGCCATCAGATTTGAGTGTAATGTTGATATGGTGA
- the LOC107419740 gene encoding DNA-directed RNA polymerase II subunit 4-like: MKNVKEEEEDASVLKPGDDFSKAKCPMNCEVSILLVHRCDQLKHMSDDSLKQLPQVFEKVLQYVKRFSHFTNQDAVKQVREYPSFLIIFLSHIAI; this comes from the exons atgaagaatgttaaagaagaggaagaagatgcTTCGGTGCTCAAACCTGGTGACG ATTTTTCAAAGGCCAAATGTCCAATGAATTGTGAGGTTTCCATTCTTCTTGTGCATAGATGCGACCAACTCAAGCATATGTCTGATGATTCTTTGAAACAACTTCCACA AGTGTTTGAGAAAGTGCTGCAATATGTTAAACGTTTCAGCCACTTCACTAATCAGGATGCTGTAAAGCAAGTTAGAGAGTATCCTtctttcttaataatttttctttcacaca TTGCAATTTGA